A DNA window from Lutra lutra chromosome 8, mLutLut1.2, whole genome shotgun sequence contains the following coding sequences:
- the LOC125106570 gene encoding keratin, type II cuticular Hb1, translated as MTCGSGFCGRAFSCISACGPRPGRCCITAAPYRGVSCYRGLTGGFGSHSVCGGFRAGSCGRSFGYRSGGVCGPSPPCITSVSVNESLLTPLNLEIDPSAQCVKHEEKEQIKCLNSRFAAFIDKVRFLEQQNKLLETKWQFYQNRKCCESNLEPLFEGYIETLRREAECVEADSGRLASELNHVQEVMEGYKKKYEEEVALRATAENEFVALKKDVDCAYLRKSDLEANAEALTEEIDFLRRLYEEEIRVLHAHISDTSVIVKMDNSRDLNMDCIVAEIKAQYDDIASRSRAEAESWYRSKCEEMKATVIRHGETLRRTKEEINELNRMIQRLTAEVENAKCQNTKLEAAVTQAEQQGETALSDARCKLAELEAALQKAKQDMACLVKEYQEVMNSKLGLDIEIATYRRLLEGEEQRLCEGVGAVNVCVSSSRGGVVCGDLCVSGSRPVTGSACSAPCSGNLAVSTGMCAPCAPCAPCAPCGPCNSVTSCGLGTGGVGSCGISSCGVGSCASSCRRC; from the exons ATGACCTGCGGATCAGGATTCTGTGGCCGTGCCTTCAGCTGCATCTCAGCCTGCGGGCCCCGGCCAGGCCGCTGCTGCATCACAGCCGCCCCCTACCGCGGAGTCTCCTGCTACCGCGGCCTCACCGGGGGCTTTGGCAGCCACAGCGTCTGCGGGGGCTTCCGTGCTGGCTCCTGTGGCCGCAGCTTCGGCTACCGCTCCGGAGGTGTGTGTGGACCCAGCCCACCCTGCATCACCAGTGTGTCTGTCAACGAGAGCCTCCTCACGCCCCTCAACCTGGAGATCGACCCCAGTGCTCAGTGCGTGAAGCATGAGGAGAAGGAGCAGATCAAGTGCCTCAACAGCAGGTTTGCTGCCTTCATCGACAAG GTGCGCTTCCTGGAGCAGCAGAACAAGCTGCTGGAGACCAAGTGGCAGTTCTACCAGAACCGCAAATGCTGCGAGAGCAACCTGGAGCCCCTGTTCGAGGGCTACATCGAGACTCTGAGGCGGGAGGCTGAGTGCGTGGAGGCCGACAGCGGGAGGCTGGCATCGGAGCTCAACCACGTGCAGGAGGTGATGGAAGGCTACAAGAAGAA ATACGAAGAAGAGGTGGCACTAAGGGCCACCGCTGAGAATGAATTTGTGGCCCTGAAGAAG GATGTGGACTGCGCCTACCTCCGCAAGTCAGACCTGGAGGCCAATGCGGAAGCCCTGACTGAGGAGATTGACTTCCTGAGGCGCCTGTATGAGGAG GAGATCCGCGTTCTCCACGCCCACATCTCAGACACCTCGGTCATCGTTAAGATGGACAACAGCCGGGACCTGAACATGGACTGCATTGTGGCCGAGATCAAGGCTCAGTACGACGACATCGCCAGCCGCAGCCGGGCTGAGGCTGAGTCCTGGTACCGTAGCAAG TGTGAGGAGATGAAGGCCACGGTGATCCGGCACGGGGAGACCCTGCGCCGCACCAAGGAGGAGATCAACGAGCTCAACCGCATGATCCAGAGGCTGACGGCCGAGGTTGAGAATGCCAAGTGCCAG AACACCAAGCTGGAGGCCGCAGTGACCCAGGCTGAGCAACAAGGCGAGACGGCTCTGAGCGATGCCCGCTGCAAGCTGGCGGAGCTGGAGGCCGCCCTGCAGAAGGCCAAGCAGGACATGGCCTGCCTGGTCAAGGAGTACCAGGAGGTGATGAACTCCAAGCTGGGCCTGGACATCGAGATCGCCACCTACAGGCGGCTGCTGGAAGGCGAAGAACAGAG ACTATGTGAAGGCGTTGGCGCAGTGAATGTCT GTGTCAGCAGCTCCCGCGGCGGGGTCGTCTGTGGGGACCTCTGCGTGTCCGGCTCCCGGCCTGTGACCGGCAGTGCGTGCAGCGCCCCCTGCAGCGGGAACCTGGCAGTGAGCACCGGCATGTGCGCGCCCTGCGCCCCCTGTGCTCCCTGTGCCCCCTGCGGCCCCTGCAACTCAGTCACGTCTTGTGGCCTGGGCACTGGTGGCGTGGGCTCCTGTGGCATCAGCTCCTGCGGTGTGGGCTCCTGCGCCAGCAGCTGCCGCAGATGTTAG
- the LOC125106577 gene encoding keratin, type II cuticular Hb5-like isoform X3 gives MCEEVQATVQKPTQSLRHSKEELNRLNQAIQRLTAEVDSAKSQPCELDRGTEPRALPEEGASDSAQGKLAWLEAALQRAKHDMVRQLREYQDLMIVKLGLDFEIATYRKLLEGEESRLGLGFGAGSFSQGNASTCGLGSASGPARPLPPGADSGALQTGAPGGGCALCGSLACLGGLGCRGTRGC, from the exons ATG TGCGAGGAGGTACAGGCAACCGTGCAGAAACCCACGCAGAGCCTGAGGCACAGCAAGGAGGAGCTGAACAGGCTCAACCAGGCCATCCAGCGGCTGACTGCGGAGGTGGACAGTGCTAAGAGTCAG CCCTGTGAACTAGACAGAGGCACGGAGCCACGGGCTCTGCCGGAGGAGGGTGCCTCAGACAGCGCCCAGGGCAAGCTGGCCTGGCTGGAGGCTGCCCTGCAGAGAGCCAAGCACGACATGGTCCGCCAGCTGCGTGAGTACCAGGATCTCATGATTGTCAAGCTGGGCCTGGACTTTGAGATTGCCACCTACCGCAAGCTGCTGGAGGGCGAGGAGAGCAG GCTTGGTCTGGGATTTGGGGCAGGGAGCTTCT CCCAGGGCAACGCTTCCACTTGCGGACTTGGCTCAGCCTCGGGCCCCGCCCGCCCGCTGCCTCCCGGAGCGGATTCCGGCGCCCTGCAGACGGGCGCCCCTGGCGGCGGCTGCGCGCTCTGCGGCTCCCTCGCCTGCCTCGGCGGTTTAGGCTGCCGCGGCACCCGCGGATGCTGA
- the LOC125106577 gene encoding keratin, type II cytoskeletal 8-like isoform X1: MCEEVQATVQKPTQSLRHSKEELNRLNQAIQRLTAEVDSAKSQPCELDRGTEPRALPEEGASDSAQGKLAWLEAALQRAKHDMVRQLREYQDLMIVKLGLDFEIATYRKLLEGEESSPGQRFHLRTWLSLGPRPPAASRSGFRRPADGRPWRRLRALRLPRLPRRFRLPRHPRMLNISAQLWRSQRPLAPAPKDLTLCLRRPLLRNWTSLHLSIMVTPHPPTSPQSGKSWNLAYGMVTALPLGEDSRDPVPLGRLGGLPGPSTLLL; the protein is encoded by the exons ATG TGCGAGGAGGTACAGGCAACCGTGCAGAAACCCACGCAGAGCCTGAGGCACAGCAAGGAGGAGCTGAACAGGCTCAACCAGGCCATCCAGCGGCTGACTGCGGAGGTGGACAGTGCTAAGAGTCAG CCCTGTGAACTAGACAGAGGCACGGAGCCACGGGCTCTGCCGGAGGAGGGTGCCTCAGACAGCGCCCAGGGCAAGCTGGCCTGGCTGGAGGCTGCCCTGCAGAGAGCCAAGCACGACATGGTCCGCCAGCTGCGTGAGTACCAGGATCTCATGATTGTCAAGCTGGGCCTGGACTTTGAGATTGCCACCTACCGCAAGCTGCTGGAGGGCGAGGAGAGCAG CCCAGGGCAACGCTTCCACTTGCGGACTTGGCTCAGCCTCGGGCCCCGCCCGCCCGCTGCCTCCCGGAGCGGATTCCGGCGCCCTGCAGACGGGCGCCCCTGGCGGCGGCTGCGCGCTCTGCGGCTCCCTCGCCTGCCTCGGCGGTTTAGGCTGCCGCGGCACCCGCGGATGCTGAACATTTCTGCCCAGCTGTGGAGAAGTCAAAGACCCCTAGCTCCTGCCCCCAAGGACTTGACCCTGTGCCTCAGACGCCCCCTCCTACGGAACTGGACCTCACTTCATCTTTCCATCATggtcactccccaccccccaacctcacCCCAGAGCGGAAAGTCTTGGAATCTAGCTTACGGAATGGTCACTGCCCTGCCCCTGGGTGAAGACAGCCGAGACCCTGTGCCACTGGGGAGGCTTGGTGGCTTACCTGGACCCAGTACCCTGCTCCTCTGA
- the LOC125106577 gene encoding keratin, type II cuticular Hb5-like isoform X2 yields the protein MCEEVQATVQKPTQSLRHSKEELNRLNQAIQRLTAEVDSAKSQPCELDRGTEPRALPEEGASDSAQGKLAWLEAALQRAKHDMVRQLREYQDLMIVKLGLDFEIATYRKLLEGEESRLGLGFGAGSFSTVFSAQGNASTCGLGSASGPARPLPPGADSGALQTGAPGGGCALCGSLACLGGLGCRGTRGC from the exons ATG TGCGAGGAGGTACAGGCAACCGTGCAGAAACCCACGCAGAGCCTGAGGCACAGCAAGGAGGAGCTGAACAGGCTCAACCAGGCCATCCAGCGGCTGACTGCGGAGGTGGACAGTGCTAAGAGTCAG CCCTGTGAACTAGACAGAGGCACGGAGCCACGGGCTCTGCCGGAGGAGGGTGCCTCAGACAGCGCCCAGGGCAAGCTGGCCTGGCTGGAGGCTGCCCTGCAGAGAGCCAAGCACGACATGGTCCGCCAGCTGCGTGAGTACCAGGATCTCATGATTGTCAAGCTGGGCCTGGACTTTGAGATTGCCACCTACCGCAAGCTGCTGGAGGGCGAGGAGAGCAG GCTTGGTCTGGGATTTGGGGCAGGGAGCTTCT CCACTGTCTTCTCAGCCCAGGGCAACGCTTCCACTTGCGGACTTGGCTCAGCCTCGGGCCCCGCCCGCCCGCTGCCTCCCGGAGCGGATTCCGGCGCCCTGCAGACGGGCGCCCCTGGCGGCGGCTGCGCGCTCTGCGGCTCCCTCGCCTGCCTCGGCGGTTTAGGCTGCCGCGGCACCCGCGGATGCTGA